In the genome of Bacillus marinisedimentorum, one region contains:
- a CDS encoding ABC transporter substrate-binding protein translates to MKKLLAGFVLLVSVLIILAACGSSASEETDGETKTAGAKTDAKESVTVGITQIVEHPSLDAAREGFIEALKDNGYEEGVNLKLDTQLAQGDMSNNQSIAQKFAGDEVDLIFAISTPSAQAALSSTTTIPILFTAITDPVGAELVKSFDSPGGNATGTSDTHPDAIKNTMESIAAFFPDAKKVGIIYNSGEQNSRVNVENAKKAMEGLDLQSVEATVATTSEVKQAAQSLIGRVDVIYIPKDNTVVAGLESVIGIANEKDIPLFVGESDSVKRGGFAGFGFEYHDLGYRTGEMAVDVLNGKAPAEIPVEYPETLDLMINKKAAADQGIEVTDEMKKDAVLVEE, encoded by the coding sequence ATGAAAAAATTACTGGCTGGTTTCGTTTTACTGGTAAGTGTATTGATTATTCTGGCTGCCTGCGGTTCGTCGGCTAGCGAGGAAACAGATGGCGAAACAAAAACCGCGGGTGCAAAGACGGATGCGAAAGAATCGGTTACAGTCGGCATTACGCAAATTGTTGAACATCCGTCACTTGATGCAGCCAGAGAAGGATTTATTGAAGCATTAAAAGACAATGGTTATGAAGAAGGCGTCAACCTCAAACTTGACACCCAGCTTGCCCAAGGGGACATGAGCAACAACCAGTCAATTGCCCAAAAATTCGCAGGTGATGAAGTTGATTTGATTTTCGCCATCTCCACACCGAGCGCCCAGGCAGCTCTCAGCTCCACAACCACGATTCCAATCCTATTTACCGCAATCACTGATCCTGTCGGTGCTGAACTTGTCAAAAGCTTTGACAGCCCGGGTGGAAATGCAACAGGAACATCAGACACGCATCCTGACGCTATCAAAAACACAATGGAGTCAATCGCAGCATTTTTCCCCGATGCGAAGAAGGTGGGCATCATTTACAATTCTGGTGAACAAAACTCCCGAGTAAATGTCGAAAATGCCAAAAAGGCTATGGAAGGGCTTGACCTCCAATCTGTGGAGGCGACTGTCGCGACGACGTCAGAAGTTAAACAGGCGGCCCAGTCTCTTATCGGCCGTGTCGATGTCATTTACATCCCGAAAGACAATACAGTGGTTGCTGGCCTTGAATCCGTCATCGGAATCGCCAATGAAAAAGATATCCCTCTGTTTGTCGGTGAATCAGACTCTGTAAAGCGCGGCGGATTTGCCGGATTCGGCTTTGAATATCATGACCTTGGCTACCGTACCGGAGAAATGGCAGTCGACGTTCTCAACGGCAAAGCCCCGGCTGAAATCCCTGTCGAGTATCCGGAAACTCTTGATTTGATGATCAACAAGAAGGCAGCTGCAGATCAGGGCATTGAAGTGACTGATGAGATGAAGAAGGATGCTGTGCTTGTTGAAGAGTAG
- a CDS encoding sigma factor G inhibitor Gin → MGSYMANKAGETCVVCEEPKANGIHLYTRFICRECEKEMVKTDTSDERYHFYLKQLKKVLQPEQYS, encoded by the coding sequence ATGGGTTCTTATATGGCAAATAAGGCGGGGGAAACATGTGTTGTCTGTGAAGAGCCGAAAGCGAACGGTATTCATTTATATACACGGTTCATCTGCAGGGAATGCGAAAAAGAAATGGTAAAGACAGACACGAGTGATGAGAGGTATCATTTTTATTTGAAACAGTTGAAAAAGGTCCTTCAGCCTGAACAATATTCATAG